TACGAGTGCGACGGCCTGGCCAGCCACCGCGTCGTGCCCGCCGCGGTCGTGCTGCCCGAGACCGCTGAGCAGGTTCGCGACGTCGTCCGGATCTGCGCCGAGCACGAGGTGCCCTTCGTGGCGCGCGGATCGGGAACCGGGTTGTCCGGCGGGGCGCTGCCGCACTCCTCCGGAGTGCTGGTGGTGACCGCGAAGATGCGGCGGATCCTGGAGATCGACCTGGCCAACGAGCGCGCCGTGGTGGAACCCGGCGTGATCAATCTCGACGTCACCAGGGCCGTGGAGGACCGCGGCTACTACTTCGCGCCGGACCCCTCCAGCCAGCAGGTCTGCTCGGTCGGCGGCAACGTCGCGGAGAACTCCGGCGGGGCGCACTGCCTCAAGTACGGGTTCACCACCAACCACATCCTCGCGCTCGAAGTCGTCACGCCCGACGGGGAGGTGGTCGAGCTCGGCGGGCCGGCGCGGGAAACCGCCGGCTACGACCTGCTCGGCGCGTTCATCGGCAGCGAAGGCACCCTCGGCGTGGTCACCAAGATCACCGTTCGGTTGCTGCGCAAACCCGAGTCCGTGCAGACGCTGCTCGCCGGGTTCCCGTCGACCGACGAGGCGGGCGCGGCGGTGTCGGCGATCATCGCCGACGGCGTCACCCCGGCCGCGATCGAGATGATGGACGCCCTGGCCATCGAGGCGGCCGAGCAGGCCGTGCACTGCGGCTACCCGGAAGGTGCGGGCGCGGTGCTGGTCGTCGAGCTGGACGGTCCGGCCGCCGAGGTCGAGCACACCTTCGCCGAGGTGGAGCGGCACTGCGGGGCGCACGGGGCGTTCGAGATCCGGGTCGCCGCCGACGACCACGAGCGGGCGATGATCTGGAAGGGCCGCAAGTCCGCGTTCGCCGCGGTCGGCCGCATCAGCCCCGACTACATCGTGCAGGACGGAGTGATCCCGCGGACGGCGCTGCCCGAGGTGCTCGGTCGCATCGCCCGGCTGTCCGCCGAATCCGGGGTGCGCGTCGCCAACGTCTTCCACGCGGGCGACGGCAACCTGCACCCGCTGGTGCTCTTCGACGACTCCGAGCCCGGCGCCAACGAGCGCGCCGAGCAGGTCTCCGGCGCGATCCTCGACCTGTGCATCGAGCACGGCGGCTCGATCACCGGGGAGCACGGCGTCGGCGCGGACAAGGTCAAGTACATGGGCCGCATGTTTACCGCCGAC
This portion of the Saccharopolyspora antimicrobica genome encodes:
- a CDS encoding FAD-linked oxidase C-terminal domain-containing protein translates to MQSTSTETEQRALEQVVQQFRAALPPNMVITDPQQLRTYECDGLASHRVVPAAVVLPETAEQVRDVVRICAEHEVPFVARGSGTGLSGGALPHSSGVLVVTAKMRRILEIDLANERAVVEPGVINLDVTRAVEDRGYYFAPDPSSQQVCSVGGNVAENSGGAHCLKYGFTTNHILALEVVTPDGEVVELGGPARETAGYDLLGAFIGSEGTLGVVTKITVRLLRKPESVQTLLAGFPSTDEAGAAVSAIIADGVTPAAIEMMDALAIEAAEQAVHCGYPEGAGAVLVVELDGPAAEVEHTFAEVERHCGAHGAFEIRVAADDHERAMIWKGRKSAFAAVGRISPDYIVQDGVIPRTALPEVLGRIARLSAESGVRVANVFHAGDGNLHPLVLFDDSEPGANERAEQVSGAILDLCIEHGGSITGEHGVGADKVKYMGRMFTADDLDTMQRVRCAFDPAGICNPGKVFPTPRLCGEVPGPRRGVHPLTEAGLADQF